A genomic segment from Anas platyrhynchos isolate ZD024472 breed Pekin duck chromosome 5, IASCAAS_PekinDuck_T2T, whole genome shotgun sequence encodes:
- the ZFP36L1 gene encoding mRNA decay activator protein ZFP36L1 has translation MSTALVSPTIFDLSEVLCKSNKMLNYSPSGVSGCLLDRKAVGTPAGGGFPRRHSVTLPNSKFHQNQLLSSLKGEPAPMLGPRESRFRDRSFSEGGERLLQQKQPGGQVNSSRYKTELCRPFEENGACKYGDKCQFAHGIHELRSLTRHPKYKTELCRTFHTIGFCPYGPRCHFIHNAEERRAVAGGREPAVTDRPRLQHSFSFAGFPSTAASGLLDSPTSITPPPMLSADDLLGSPTLPDCASNPFTFSSQELVSLFAPSMGVQVPSGSSPTTFLFRPMSESPNLFDSPPSPQDSLSDQEGYLSSSSSSHSGSDSPILDTSRRLPIFSRLSISDD, from the exons ATGTCCACAGCCCTGGTGTCGCCCACCATCTTCGACCTGAGCGAAGTTTTATGCAAG AGCAACAAGATGCTGAATTACAGCCCCTCGGGTGTCAGCGGGTGCCTGCTGGACAGGAAGGCGGTGGGCACCCCGGCCGGCGGGGGTTTCCCTAGGAGGCACTCTGTCACCCTGCCCAACTCCAAGTTCCACCAGAACCAGCTCCTCAGCAGCCTGAAAGGGGAGCCCGCGCCCATGCTGGGCCCCCGGGAAAGCCGCTTTCGGGACCGCTCCTTCTCCGAGGGCGGCGAGcgcctgctgcagcagaagcagcccgGGGGCCAGGTCAACTCCAGCCGCTACAAGACGGAGCTGTGCCGCCCCTTCGAGGAGAACGGCGCCTGCAAGTACGGCGACAAGTGCCAGTTCGCCCACGGCATCCACGAGCTGCGCAGCCTCACCCGCCACCCCAAGTACAAGACCGAGCTCTGCCGCACCTTCCACACCATCGGCTTCTGCCCCTACGGGCCGCGCTGCCACTTCATCCACAACGCCGAGGAGCGCCGTGCCGTGGCGGGCGGCCGGGAGCCCGCCGTCACTGACAGACCCCGCCTTCAGCACAGCTTCAGCTTCGCAGGcttccccagcactgctgccagcGGGCTGCTGGACAGCCCCACTTCCATCACCCCGCCGCCCATGCTGAGCGCCGACGACCTGCTGGGCTCCCCCACCCTGCCTGACTGCGCCAGCAACCCCTTCACCTTCTCCAGCCAGGAGCTGGTCAGTCTCTTCGCCCCCAGCATGGGGGTGCAGGTGCCCAGCGGGAGCTCCCCCACCACGTTCTTGTTCAGGCCCATGTCCGAGTCCCCCAACTTGTTTGACTCGCCGCCCAGTCCTCAGGACTCCCTCTCTGACCAGGAGGGCTATctgagcagctccagcagcagccacagcggCTCAGATTCCCCTATCCTGGACACCTCAAGACGTCTTCCCATCTTCAGCAGACTCTCCATCTCCGACGACTAA